One part of the Tachysurus fulvidraco isolate hzauxx_2018 chromosome 23, HZAU_PFXX_2.0, whole genome shotgun sequence genome encodes these proteins:
- the nsfl1c gene encoding NSFL1 cofactor p47 isoform X1 — protein MASRDDSVREFVAVTGVEEERARFFLESAGWDLQLALASFFEDGGDDDIVTLPQPESGPAPRSSGPSEHRVTSFRDLKHEDEEESDEEGQRFFAGGSERSGQQIVGPPKKKSTNEVVEDLFKGAKEHGAVPVDKAGKGLGESSRAKVSYTRVLGMCCEHKPFVGGGYRLGVAPDEESAFVAGERRSLGSSQDVHVVLKLWKTGFSLDDGELRNYSDPGNALFLESIRRGEIPLELRQRSRSGQVNLDMEDHRDEDFNKPKLSFKAFTGEGQKLGSATPELVSVPRMDQANQAASEAQACAAINLDESQPVTNIQIRLADGGRLVQKFNHTHRVSDIRQFVVNARPAMAATEFVLMTTFPNKELTDESQTLKEANLLNAVIVQRLK, from the exons ATGGCGTCACGGGATGATTCGGTGAGGGAGTTTGTTGCAGTTACCGGTGTTGAGGAGGAGAGAGCCCGTTTTTTCCTTGAATCGGCTGGCTGGGATTTGCAG CTCGCCCTAGCCAGTTTCTTTGAGGATGGAGGAGATGATGATATTGTGACTCTTCCTCAGCCAGAAAGCGGCCCTGCGCCTCGATCCTCAGGACCAAG TGAACACAGAGTGACTTCCTTCAGAGACTTGAAgcatgaagatgaagaggagagTGATGAAGAAGGTCAGAG GTTCTTCGCTGGTGGTTCAGAACGCAGTGGTCAGCAGATTGTTGGTCCACCCAAGAAGAAGAGCACAAATGAGGTGGTTGAGGACTTGTTCAAGGGCGCTAAAGAGCACGGTGCTGTTCCAGTTGACAAAGCAGGCAAAGGACTCGGAGAGTCTAGCAGAGCTAAGGTATCATATACTCGTGTATTGGGCATGTGCTGTGAACACAAG CCATTTGTAGGAGGAGGATATCGTCTGGGTGTAGCACCAGATGAGGAGTCTGCCTTTGTGGCTGGAGAGAGGAGATCCTTAGGCAGTTCTCAAGAT GTACATGTGGTGCTGAAGCTGTGGAAGACCGGATTCAGCCTTGATGATGGAGAGCTAAGAAACTACAGTGATCCTGGGAATGCTCTCTTCCTGGAGTCCATCCGCAGGGG GGAGATTCCTCTGGAGCTGCGGCAGCGCTCTCGCAGTGGGCAGGTGAATCTGGATATGGAAGACCACAGGGACGAAGACTTCAACAAACCCAAGCTTTCCTTCAAGGCTTTTACTGGGGAGGGTCAGAAACTGGGCAG TGCCACTCCAGAATTGGTGTCTGTCCCTAGAATGGATCAGGCAAATCAGGCTGCGAGTGAGGCTCAGGCCTGTGCAGCTATCAACCTGGACGAGTCGCAGCCCGTCACCAACATACAGATCAGACTGGCTGATGGAGGACGACTGGTGCAGAAGTTTAACCACACCCACAG GGTCTCTGATATACGCCAGTTTGTGGTGAACGCTCGACCAGCCATGGCTGCAACAGAGTTTGTGCTCATGACGACTTTCCCCAACAAGGAGCTGACGGATGAGAGTCAGACGCTGAAAGAGGCCAACCTGCTGAACGCGGTCATTGTACAGCGGCTAAAGTGA
- the nsfl1c gene encoding NSFL1 cofactor p47 isoform X2 yields MASRDDSVREFVAVTGVEEERARFFLESAGWDLQLALASFFEDGGDDDIVTLPQPESGPAPRSSGPSEHRVTSFRDLKHEDEEESDEEGQRFFAGGSERSGQQIVGPPKKKSTNEVVEDLFKGAKEHGAVPVDKAGKGLGESSRAKPFVGGGYRLGVAPDEESAFVAGERRSLGSSQDVHVVLKLWKTGFSLDDGELRNYSDPGNALFLESIRRGEIPLELRQRSRSGQVNLDMEDHRDEDFNKPKLSFKAFTGEGQKLGSATPELVSVPRMDQANQAASEAQACAAINLDESQPVTNIQIRLADGGRLVQKFNHTHRVSDIRQFVVNARPAMAATEFVLMTTFPNKELTDESQTLKEANLLNAVIVQRLK; encoded by the exons ATGGCGTCACGGGATGATTCGGTGAGGGAGTTTGTTGCAGTTACCGGTGTTGAGGAGGAGAGAGCCCGTTTTTTCCTTGAATCGGCTGGCTGGGATTTGCAG CTCGCCCTAGCCAGTTTCTTTGAGGATGGAGGAGATGATGATATTGTGACTCTTCCTCAGCCAGAAAGCGGCCCTGCGCCTCGATCCTCAGGACCAAG TGAACACAGAGTGACTTCCTTCAGAGACTTGAAgcatgaagatgaagaggagagTGATGAAGAAGGTCAGAG GTTCTTCGCTGGTGGTTCAGAACGCAGTGGTCAGCAGATTGTTGGTCCACCCAAGAAGAAGAGCACAAATGAGGTGGTTGAGGACTTGTTCAAGGGCGCTAAAGAGCACGGTGCTGTTCCAGTTGACAAAGCAGGCAAAGGACTCGGAGAGTCTAGCAGAGCTAAG CCATTTGTAGGAGGAGGATATCGTCTGGGTGTAGCACCAGATGAGGAGTCTGCCTTTGTGGCTGGAGAGAGGAGATCCTTAGGCAGTTCTCAAGAT GTACATGTGGTGCTGAAGCTGTGGAAGACCGGATTCAGCCTTGATGATGGAGAGCTAAGAAACTACAGTGATCCTGGGAATGCTCTCTTCCTGGAGTCCATCCGCAGGGG GGAGATTCCTCTGGAGCTGCGGCAGCGCTCTCGCAGTGGGCAGGTGAATCTGGATATGGAAGACCACAGGGACGAAGACTTCAACAAACCCAAGCTTTCCTTCAAGGCTTTTACTGGGGAGGGTCAGAAACTGGGCAG TGCCACTCCAGAATTGGTGTCTGTCCCTAGAATGGATCAGGCAAATCAGGCTGCGAGTGAGGCTCAGGCCTGTGCAGCTATCAACCTGGACGAGTCGCAGCCCGTCACCAACATACAGATCAGACTGGCTGATGGAGGACGACTGGTGCAGAAGTTTAACCACACCCACAG GGTCTCTGATATACGCCAGTTTGTGGTGAACGCTCGACCAGCCATGGCTGCAACAGAGTTTGTGCTCATGACGACTTTCCCCAACAAGGAGCTGACGGATGAGAGTCAGACGCTGAAAGAGGCCAACCTGCTGAACGCGGTCATTGTACAGCGGCTAAAGTGA